The nucleotide window GACGGCACGTGAACCTCGATCCCGTGGTGCTGTAGCACCCGGACGGCGGCCACGCCGATGAGGGGGTCGTTGTACGACGCGAAGACGTCCGCGAAGAGCGCCACGCGGGGCGTTCCGGGCAGCGCGGGAGCGACGCTCGGGCGGCGCATGAGCCCGAGCCCGCGGGCACGACGGAAGAACGTTCTCAGGTGGAACGCCGGCAGCCGGCGCCGGCGCGAGACACCGAGAAACTTCTCCAGCAGCCACCGGGCGGAGCGGCGACCGAGGAGCGCGTTGACGAGCGGGGCGAAGTTGCTGCCGAGGGCCGCGAGCCCTTCGGTGCGGGCGAGCACCCAGTCCCCGCGCTCCAGTCCGTGTTCCGCGTGGCGCTGGGCCTTGGTTTCGAGCATGAGTTTCGGAACGTTGACTTTGGCCGGGCACTCGTCGCGGCACATCTTGCAATTGACGCACAGCTCCGCGACGGTCCGCACCTCGTCGGGGGTGGCGGCGGTCGGGTCTCGCAGCACGCGGAGCATATTTGCCATGCCTCGCGGGGTCGCGTGCTCGTCGCCGCGGGAGCGGAACGCGGGGCACATGCGTTCCGGGGGCGTGCGGGTGCGACAATCGCCGCACCCGTTGCACCGGGCCGCCTCGGCTTCTGGCGCGCCCGTCCAGAGGAGCAGCGGGGTGCGGGGCGGGGGCTCGGGGGCGAGAGGCACGGAACCGGTCTCGGCTTCCGACTCGGCTCGTCCGTCTTGCGACGCCTCTTCTTCTTGCTGTTCGTGCCGGTGCGGCTTTCGCAGGGGCCAGGCCTCGCGGCTCGGGTCCGGCCCGACGATCTTCCCCGGGTTGAGGATGCCTTTGGGGTCGAAGATCCGCTTGAGTTCACGGAACACCGGCATCAGTGTGCCGAACTGCCGCTCTACCCAGGGGGTGCGGGCGATGCCGGTGCCGTGCTGCGAGCTGACGGTGCCGCCGAGCGCGAGCGCGAGCGCGTGAACCGATTCCGCGAGCGGCCAGAGCTTTGCCCGGTCGGTCGGTTCGCCGAGGTCGAGCAGCGGGCGCGTGTGAACTTGGCCGGTCAGTGCGTGGACCAGGAACGTGCCGCTCAGCTCGAAGCGCTTCAGAATGTCCTGGACGCGGGTCAGGAATTCGGGCAACGCCTCGGCTGGTACTCCGACGTCCTCAATGCACGCGACCGGGCGCGGGCCATTTTGGGAGTGCAGGCCCGAGACGGCCGCGTCGCGGATGTTTCGGATGTGAGCGACCCCTTCGGGGGTGCAGGTTGGTTCCGCGAGCACGCGGAGGATGTGCTCGCGTTGAAGGGATTCGACCGCACCCCACGCGCGCTCCGTGGCGCGGCGCTCGCTGTCGGCTTCGAACCCGACCAGTAGCGCCGCTCCGACGGTCGGAATGCCGTACCCGCGCGTCAGAGCGAGGAGTCGCCGTTCGAGTAGGTCGCACAGCACCGGGCTGTATTGGCGCAGGGCGAGGCCGGCGCGAACAGCGGCGTCGAGGGTCGGAAACCCGATGAGGCTGAGGCACGTGCCGCCCGCGACCGGGACCGTGCGGAGGGTCGCTTCAGTAACGATCGCAAGTGTACCTTCCGATCCCACAAGCAACTTTGTGAGGTCTGGATCGGCCCCGCCGAGCACCCCGTGAAGCTGGTACGCGCACCGATCGAACGCTGTTCGCACCCGGGCCGTCGCAATGCGCTCGGCGTGCAGGGTGAGAAGTTCGGTTACGGCGCGGGTAATCGCACGTTGGCGCGGGTGGTGAATTTCTTCTGGGTGACTTTCGGCCGGTGGTTCTGAAGGACCTTGCGGTCCGGGTTCGTGTTGCGCTGCCGTTGTACTTTCGCTGACGAGCGAACTTCCGATTCGGTCCCGTTCGCCGTTGTTCCACACCACACCCAGACCCGCAACGTGGTCTCGTGTGTATCCGTGAAGGAACGCGTTCGCGCCGCTCGCGTTCGTTGCGATCATACCCCCGATGGTGCAGGTCGCTGCACTGGCGGGGTTGGGCGCGAACCGGCGGCCGACCCGTGCCAGTTCGGCGTTCAGATCTGCGAGAACGGCACCGGCCTGAACGGTTACGGTGTCGGGGCCGATTGCGAGCACTTGGCGGAAGTGGCGGCTCAGGTCCAGCACCACTCCCCACGTCAGGGATTCGCCGCTCAACCCGGTTCCGGCGCCGCGTGGGGCGAGTGGGATCGCGTGCTCGTGGCAGTACCGCACGAGGTTTGCGACGCTTTCCACGTCTTCCGGGACCGCGACGAGGGCCGGTTCTGTGTGGAACGGGCTGGCGTCGGTGGCGTAAAGGCCGCGCGTGAGCCGGTCGAAGTGGAGCCGTCCGCGGAACGAGCCGCGGAGGTCGTCGATGATCTGGGTTTCGTCGAACACGGCGTGCGGTGGACCGTGAGAGTGGGCAGACACAGGGTAGCAGAATTTCCGACGAAGGGCTGCCCACTGCTGGGGGCCGGCTCGCTATTTCCCGCCGAACACTAGTGACATCATTTCCGCGCGGGTGGCGGGGCTGTCGAGGAACCCGCCGCGCATCGAACTGGTGATGGTCATCGCGCCGGGCTTCCGCACCCCGCGAATGGTCATGCACGAGTGGCTCGCCTCGATCACCACGCCCACGCCCCGGGCCTTCAGGTGCGTCATGACCAGGTCGGCAATGTTCTCGGTCATGCGCTCCTGAACCTGTGGGCGCCGCGCGACGGCGTCCACCACTCGGGCGAGTTTCGAGAGGCCGACGATCTGGCCGTTAGGAAGGTAGGCG belongs to Gemmata obscuriglobus and includes:
- a CDS encoding FAD-binding and (Fe-S)-binding domain-containing protein, translated to MFDETQIIDDLRGSFRGRLHFDRLTRGLYATDASPFHTEPALVAVPEDVESVANLVRYCHEHAIPLAPRGAGTGLSGESLTWGVVLDLSRHFRQVLAIGPDTVTVQAGAVLADLNAELARVGRRFAPNPASAATCTIGGMIATNASGANAFLHGYTRDHVAGLGVVWNNGERDRIGSSLVSESTTAAQHEPGPQGPSEPPAESHPEEIHHPRQRAITRAVTELLTLHAERIATARVRTAFDRCAYQLHGVLGGADPDLTKLLVGSEGTLAIVTEATLRTVPVAGGTCLSLIGFPTLDAAVRAGLALRQYSPVLCDLLERRLLALTRGYGIPTVGAALLVGFEADSERRATERAWGAVESLQREHILRVLAEPTCTPEGVAHIRNIRDAAVSGLHSQNGPRPVACIEDVGVPAEALPEFLTRVQDILKRFELSGTFLVHALTGQVHTRPLLDLGEPTDRAKLWPLAESVHALALALGGTVSSQHGTGIARTPWVERQFGTLMPVFRELKRIFDPKGILNPGKIVGPDPSREAWPLRKPHRHEQQEEEASQDGRAESEAETGSVPLAPEPPPRTPLLLWTGAPEAEAARCNGCGDCRTRTPPERMCPAFRSRGDEHATPRGMANMLRVLRDPTAATPDEVRTVAELCVNCKMCRDECPAKVNVPKLMLETKAQRHAEHGLERGDWVLARTEGLAALGSNFAPLVNALLGRRSARWLLEKFLGVSRRRRLPAFHLRTFFRRARGLGLMRRPSVAPALPGTPRVALFADVFASYNDPLIGVAAVRVLQHHGIEVHVPSRQVGSGVAPLAKGDLDTARERALRNIRVFADLTRHGFRIVCLEPTSALMLTQDYQDILDDPDAIAVAAHTVELTTYLGELHAAKKLRTDFQPLDVTLGHHIPCHMKALRGAVRGPGLLELIPGVKVHTIDAGCSGMAGTWGLKAENFDTSLVAGAGMLTELNRPRVLFGSTECSACRMQMEQGSGKRTLHPIQYLAYAYGLLPELEERFRKPLGGLVSD
- the folE gene encoding GTP cyclohydrolase I FolE — its product is MTPLKIDHARLRSAVREILLAVGEDPDREGLLETPDRVARMYAEVFAGLQTDPAVYLQKTFTQKHDEMVLVKDIEFASCCEHHLLPFFGKAHIAYLPNGQIVGLSKLARVVDAVARRPQVQERMTENIADLVMTHLKARGVGVVIEASHSCMTIRGVRKPGAMTITSSMRGGFLDSPATRAEMMSLVFGGK